Proteins encoded by one window of Pseudonocardia alni:
- a CDS encoding TM0106 family RecB-like putative nuclease — translation MSTSTGPRTAPRVLLDAAALSGCRRRVHLDHDPSAAERPRALPDPAIEQRRADAAAHRVRIGELLARTWGADWASTWPDRMAGPTGTGAGPRAARAERTAELVAAGAPLVWGAVLPVDGDRRGTAELLVRTPTGGYVPLLVVRRRITDPGEGARTTAVTDPWPQRARHDPDRKVRSQPRDLLALAQLTRLLEAAGWAPPESAPRLGGVIGLDADVVVWHDLRAGHWPGGRSTLEEYDARFTDRAAVARAAATGGPALAAPSRITECRRCPWWPTCEAELEQVDDVSLVAHGETARLLRESGVATVAGLAGLDPADPPAELTGPLPGPPFTDLVALARARRRGLAVARRVPRVPVTRADVEVDVDMESFGESGAYLWGALLTLPGGARDGDPEPGYRAFATWDPLPTRDEGRSFGEFWTWFAGLRAATLASGRTFAAYCYNEQAENRWMIASAQRFAGMPGVPTEAEVRAFVADPCWVDLYGVVSTWFLCSQGKGLKKIAPAAGFSWRDPEAGGENSMRWYRDAVALDGGEPDPVQRERLLGYNTDDVLATRALREWMSSDRVLEVPLVSELRDLA, via the coding sequence GTGAGCACCTCGACCGGACCGCGTACCGCACCCCGTGTCCTGCTGGACGCGGCGGCGCTGAGCGGGTGCCGCCGCCGGGTGCACCTGGACCACGACCCGTCGGCGGCGGAGCGGCCGCGGGCGCTGCCGGACCCGGCGATCGAACAGCGACGGGCCGATGCGGCGGCGCACCGGGTGCGGATCGGCGAGCTGCTCGCGCGCACCTGGGGTGCGGACTGGGCGAGTACCTGGCCGGACCGCATGGCCGGGCCGACGGGGACCGGCGCCGGTCCGCGGGCGGCCCGGGCGGAGCGCACGGCCGAGCTCGTCGCGGCCGGTGCACCGCTGGTCTGGGGTGCGGTACTGCCCGTCGACGGCGACCGGCGCGGCACCGCGGAGCTGCTCGTGCGCACGCCCACCGGGGGCTACGTCCCGCTGCTCGTCGTGCGCCGCCGGATCACCGATCCGGGTGAGGGTGCGCGCACCACCGCCGTCACCGACCCGTGGCCGCAGCGCGCCCGGCACGACCCGGACCGCAAGGTCCGCTCCCAGCCGCGCGACCTGCTGGCCCTGGCCCAGCTGACCCGGCTGCTCGAGGCCGCGGGCTGGGCGCCGCCGGAGTCGGCCCCGCGGCTCGGCGGGGTGATCGGGCTCGACGCCGACGTGGTCGTCTGGCACGACCTGCGGGCCGGGCACTGGCCCGGCGGCCGGTCCACGCTGGAGGAGTACGACGCGCGGTTCACCGACCGGGCCGCCGTCGCCCGGGCCGCGGCGACCGGCGGGCCCGCGCTCGCGGCGCCGTCGCGGATCACCGAGTGCCGCCGCTGCCCCTGGTGGCCGACGTGCGAGGCCGAGCTGGAGCAGGTCGACGACGTCAGCCTGGTCGCCCACGGCGAGACGGCGCGGCTGCTGCGGGAGTCGGGCGTCGCGACCGTCGCGGGGCTGGCCGGGCTGGACCCGGCGGACCCGCCCGCCGAGCTGACCGGCCCCCTGCCCGGGCCGCCGTTCACCGACCTCGTGGCGCTGGCCCGTGCGCGCCGCCGGGGACTCGCCGTCGCCCGCCGGGTGCCGCGGGTGCCGGTCACTCGCGCCGACGTCGAGGTCGACGTCGACATGGAGAGCTTCGGCGAGTCCGGGGCCTACCTGTGGGGTGCGCTGCTGACGCTGCCCGGCGGTGCGCGTGACGGGGACCCGGAGCCAGGCTACCGGGCGTTCGCGACCTGGGACCCGCTGCCCACCCGCGACGAGGGGCGCTCGTTCGGGGAGTTCTGGACGTGGTTCGCGGGCCTGCGCGCCGCCACGCTCGCGTCCGGGCGCACGTTCGCCGCCTACTGCTACAACGAGCAGGCCGAGAACCGCTGGATGATCGCCTCGGCGCAGCGGTTCGCCGGGATGCCCGGGGTACCGACCGAGGCCGAGGTGCGCGCGTTCGTCGCGGACCCGTGCTGGGTGGACCTCTACGGCGTGGTCTCCACCTGGTTCCTGTGCTCGCAGGGCAAGGGGCTGAAGAAGATCGCTCCCGCCGCCGGGTTCTCCTGGCGGGACCCGGAGGCGGGTGGGGAGAACTCCATGCGCTGGTACCGCGACGCCGTCGCGCTCGACGGCGGCGAGCCCGACCCGGTCCAGCGGGAGCGGCTGCTCGGCTACAACACCGACGACGTGCTGGCCACCCGGGCGCTGCGTGAGTGGATGTCCTCGGACCGGGTGCTGGAGGTTCCGCTGGTGAGCGAGCTGCGCGACCTCGCCTGA
- a CDS encoding gamma-glutamyltransferase family protein, producing MAPRGHDRIGPHGAVSSTHHLGTAAAATVLARGGNAFDAAVACGFVLQVVEPHLCGPGGELPAVFVTATDPVPRVLCAQGVAPAAATADRLRDLGCTIVPGTGLLPATVPGAWEGWLTLLRDHGTWELADVLAPALGYAAGGFPLVPRVPAAIGTVADHFRTHWPSSAATWLPDGRVPAAGELLRLPVLAATWRRLLDEAVGPSREARIDAARDAWYRGFVAEEIGRFAATPVRDETGRDHTGLLTADDLAGWSAHYEDALVADAGSGWSVAKCGPWSQGPVLLQQLRLLAGLDLELPGGVATLDTVHAAAEAAKLAFADREAWYGDGATPDLLADLLSDAYTDDRRGLIGPASDGGLRPGAPGGRTPRIGDYAATPGAGRGSGTEGPGTGEPTVSRDGVARGDTVHVDVVDAAGNMISVTPSGGWLQSSPTIPALGFCLGTRGQMFWLEEGLASTLAPGRMPRTTLSPSLALRDGEPALAFGTPGGDQQDQWQLAFLLALMHGGLDLQAAIDAPTWHSTAFPASFAPRGWEPHGLVVESRLGAGTLAGLTRRGHVVEDAGAWALGRMCAVGTGVAVPGGGGRGTLHAAVDPRSGVGAAIAL from the coding sequence GTGGCACCCAGAGGACACGACCGGATCGGGCCGCACGGCGCGGTCAGCAGCACCCACCATCTCGGCACCGCCGCCGCGGCCACGGTGCTGGCGCGGGGCGGGAACGCCTTCGACGCCGCCGTCGCCTGCGGGTTCGTGCTGCAGGTGGTCGAGCCGCACCTGTGCGGGCCGGGAGGTGAGCTGCCCGCCGTGTTCGTCACCGCGACCGACCCCGTCCCGCGGGTGCTGTGCGCCCAGGGCGTGGCACCGGCCGCCGCGACGGCCGACCGGCTGCGCGACCTGGGCTGCACGATCGTCCCCGGCACCGGCCTGCTCCCGGCGACGGTCCCCGGGGCCTGGGAGGGCTGGCTGACCCTGCTCCGTGACCACGGCACCTGGGAGCTCGCCGATGTCCTCGCGCCGGCGCTCGGCTACGCCGCGGGCGGGTTCCCGCTGGTCCCGCGGGTGCCCGCGGCCATCGGCACGGTCGCCGACCACTTCCGCACGCACTGGCCGTCGTCGGCGGCGACCTGGCTGCCCGACGGACGGGTCCCCGCCGCGGGCGAGCTGCTGCGGCTGCCCGTGCTGGCCGCGACCTGGCGCCGGCTGCTCGACGAGGCCGTCGGCCCGAGCCGGGAGGCGCGGATCGACGCCGCCCGCGACGCCTGGTACCGCGGGTTCGTCGCCGAGGAGATCGGCCGGTTCGCCGCGACCCCGGTCCGGGACGAGACCGGGCGCGACCACACCGGCCTGCTCACCGCCGACGACCTGGCCGGCTGGTCGGCGCACTACGAGGACGCGCTCGTCGCCGACGCCGGGTCCGGCTGGTCGGTCGCGAAGTGCGGCCCGTGGTCGCAGGGACCGGTCCTGCTGCAGCAGCTGCGGCTGCTGGCGGGCCTGGACCTGGAGCTGCCCGGCGGTGTCGCGACCCTCGACACGGTGCACGCCGCCGCCGAGGCCGCGAAGCTCGCCTTCGCCGACCGGGAGGCCTGGTACGGCGACGGTGCGACCCCCGACCTGCTCGCCGATCTGCTCTCCGACGCCTATACCGACGACCGGCGGGGCCTGATCGGCCCGGCCTCGGACGGCGGGCTGCGACCCGGTGCGCCGGGCGGACGCACGCCCCGGATCGGGGACTACGCGGCGACCCCGGGCGCCGGGCGCGGCTCCGGGACGGAGGGGCCGGGCACCGGCGAGCCGACGGTGTCGCGGGACGGCGTCGCCCGCGGGGACACGGTGCACGTCGACGTCGTCGACGCCGCCGGGAACATGATCTCGGTGACGCCGTCGGGGGGCTGGCTGCAGTCGTCGCCGACGATCCCGGCGCTGGGCTTCTGCCTCGGCACCCGCGGCCAGATGTTCTGGCTGGAGGAGGGGCTCGCGAGCACGCTGGCGCCCGGGCGGATGCCGCGCACGACGCTGTCGCCGTCGCTGGCGCTGCGCGACGGCGAGCCGGCACTCGCCTTCGGGACGCCCGGTGGGGACCAGCAGGACCAGTGGCAGCTCGCCTTCCTGCTCGCACTGATGCACGGCGGGCTGGACCTGCAGGCCGCGATCGACGCACCGACCTGGCACTCGACGGCGTTCCCCGCGTCCTTCGCGCCGCGCGGCTGGGAGCCGCACGGGCTCGTCGTCGAGTCGCGGCTCGGGGCCGGCACCCTCGCCGGGCTGACCCGTCGCGGGCACGTCGTGGAGGACGCGGGTGCCTGGGCCCTGGGCCGGATGTGCGCGGTCGGGACCGGGGTCGCCGTCCCGGGCGGCGGCGGGCGGGGGACGCTGCACGCCGCGGTCGACCCGCGGTCGGGGGTGGGCGCGGCGATCGCGCTGTAG
- a CDS encoding MFS transporter: MSTAAASAQRPVATSGDGELTHRQILTVLGGLMLGMFLAALDQTVVSTAIRTIADDLSGLNLQAWATTAFLITSTITTPLYGKLSDIFGRKPLFMTAITIFLIGSVACTLAWSMYSLAAFRALQGLGAGGLMSLALTILGDIVPPRERARYQGFFLAVFGTSSVIGPVIGGLLSGVDTIVGIDGWRWIFLVNVPIGLVALVVVQRVLNIPHVPRPARIDWPGALALALCLVPLLIVAEQGREWGWGSTSSIVCYVIGGVGLLLFLLAERAYGDAALLPLRLFRTGIFSLSAVLNLLIGMAMFGGIALLPQFLQIVHGATPIEAGFMMLPLVGGIMVASILSGQLTSRTGRYKIFPVIGTAFITIAMVLLWQTVTPSIPIWQLDLTMALLGLGLGLCMQTLVLAVQNAMPARDMGVTTSSVTFFRQMGGTLGTAIFLSVVFSTAGDKIADAIRAALGTSSFRAALTDPAVAADPANAQVVGALQSGQAGGLSTSVLADSSFLQRIDPRLAAPFQEGFTSAMTLAFFIAACVIAVAFVLVLFVKELPLRTMSGAQAARAEAAGEGAAAASVPTEALGTVAPAPAPAGRVDGGGRGADIAPPTTPLPVVARQEPPHPAPRPKPQPRPHNGTVGDAAAAAGLDHLHSTGGDGPAVTGRVQGGAGAPVPGAVVTVTRLSGDQVGRTTTDDDGHYRIAVDQPGRFLVVAASSTLPPHAATVSVGTEPVRHDVRLSVSSGIRGTVLDAAGTPLPGVTVSLIDHGGDVAAAGRSGEGGRWALDGVPAGRYTLTAAGEGVDPVAVGVEVPGSGTAVQDLRLPQRSRLTGRVTAAPDGHPVAHALATLIDAEGAVVGSRLSGPDGTFAFEGLPAGSYTLATSGYAPVANVVALEPGRVTHSDVEFPLPLDGQASRNGAASPTVDGNGLQNGRHVREGEQGLRGEAHR, encoded by the coding sequence ATGTCCACCGCTGCCGCCAGTGCGCAGCGCCCCGTCGCCACCTCCGGCGACGGCGAGCTGACGCACCGGCAGATCCTGACCGTCCTGGGTGGACTGATGCTGGGCATGTTCCTGGCCGCCCTGGACCAGACGGTCGTCTCGACCGCGATCCGCACCATCGCCGACGACCTGTCGGGCCTCAACCTGCAGGCGTGGGCGACGACGGCCTTCCTCATCACCAGCACCATCACCACGCCGCTGTACGGCAAGCTCTCCGACATCTTCGGCCGCAAGCCGCTGTTCATGACCGCGATCACGATCTTCCTGATCGGGTCCGTGGCCTGCACCCTGGCCTGGTCGATGTACTCCCTGGCCGCGTTCCGCGCGCTGCAGGGCCTCGGCGCCGGCGGCCTGATGTCGCTGGCGCTGACGATCCTCGGCGACATCGTGCCGCCGCGCGAACGTGCCCGGTACCAGGGCTTCTTCCTGGCCGTGTTCGGCACCTCGAGCGTGATCGGCCCGGTCATCGGCGGCCTGCTGTCCGGTGTGGACACCATCGTCGGCATCGACGGGTGGCGCTGGATCTTCCTGGTCAACGTGCCCATCGGGCTCGTCGCGCTGGTCGTCGTCCAGCGGGTGCTGAACATCCCGCACGTCCCGCGGCCCGCACGGATCGACTGGCCCGGCGCGCTGGCGCTGGCGCTGTGCCTGGTGCCGCTGCTGATCGTCGCCGAGCAGGGCCGCGAGTGGGGCTGGGGCTCCACCTCGTCGATCGTCTGCTACGTCATCGGTGGCGTCGGCCTGCTGCTGTTCCTGCTGGCCGAGCGTGCCTACGGCGACGCCGCGCTGCTGCCGCTGCGGCTGTTCCGCACCGGCATCTTCTCGCTGTCCGCGGTGCTCAACCTGCTCATCGGTATGGCGATGTTCGGCGGCATCGCGCTGCTGCCGCAGTTCCTGCAGATCGTGCACGGCGCGACGCCCATCGAGGCCGGCTTCATGATGCTGCCGCTGGTCGGCGGGATCATGGTCGCGTCGATCCTCTCCGGCCAGCTGACCTCCCGCACCGGCCGCTACAAGATCTTCCCGGTGATCGGCACCGCGTTCATCACGATCGCGATGGTGCTGCTGTGGCAGACCGTCACGCCGTCGATCCCGATCTGGCAGCTCGACCTGACCATGGCCCTGCTGGGTCTCGGCCTGGGTCTGTGCATGCAGACCCTCGTGCTCGCCGTGCAGAACGCGATGCCCGCCCGCGACATGGGTGTCACCACCTCCTCGGTGACGTTCTTCCGGCAGATGGGCGGCACGCTGGGCACCGCGATCTTCCTGTCGGTGGTGTTCTCCACCGCCGGCGACAAGATCGCCGACGCCATCCGCGCCGCGCTCGGCACGAGCTCGTTCCGGGCCGCGCTGACCGACCCCGCCGTCGCGGCCGACCCGGCCAACGCGCAGGTCGTCGGGGCGCTGCAGTCCGGTCAGGCCGGCGGCCTGTCCACCTCGGTGCTGGCCGACTCCTCCTTCCTGCAGCGGATCGACCCGCGGCTGGCCGCACCGTTCCAGGAGGGCTTCACCAGCGCGATGACGCTGGCGTTCTTCATCGCGGCCTGCGTGATCGCGGTGGCCTTCGTCCTGGTGCTGTTCGTCAAGGAGCTGCCGCTGCGCACCATGTCCGGTGCGCAGGCCGCCCGGGCCGAGGCCGCGGGCGAGGGTGCCGCCGCCGCGTCGGTCCCGACAGAGGCGCTCGGGACGGTCGCCCCGGCCCCCGCCCCGGCCGGGCGGGTCGACGGCGGTGGGCGCGGAGCGGACATCGCGCCGCCCACCACGCCGCTGCCCGTCGTCGCCCGGCAGGAGCCGCCGCACCCGGCGCCCCGGCCGAAGCCCCAGCCGCGTCCGCACAACGGCACCGTCGGTGACGCCGCCGCGGCCGCGGGCCTGGACCACCTGCACTCCACGGGCGGCGACGGCCCGGCCGTCACCGGACGGGTCCAGGGCGGCGCCGGCGCGCCGGTCCCCGGGGCGGTCGTCACCGTCACCCGGCTGTCCGGCGACCAGGTCGGTCGCACCACGACCGACGACGACGGCCACTACCGCATCGCCGTCGACCAGCCCGGACGCTTCCTGGTCGTCGCGGCCTCGTCGACGCTGCCGCCGCACGCCGCGACCGTCTCGGTCGGCACCGAGCCGGTCCGCCACGACGTGCGGCTGTCGGTCAGCAGCGGCATCCGCGGCACCGTGCTCGACGCCGCGGGCACCCCGCTGCCCGGGGTCACCGTCTCGCTGATCGACCACGGCGGCGACGTCGCCGCGGCAGGCCGATCCGGTGAGGGCGGCCGCTGGGCGCTCGACGGCGTCCCGGCCGGGCGCTACACGCTCACCGCCGCCGGCGAGGGCGTCGACCCGGTGGCGGTCGGCGTCGAGGTGCCCGGCTCCGGCACGGCGGTCCAGGACCTGCGGCTGCCGCAGCGCTCCCGGCTCACCGGCCGGGTCACCGCGGCGCCCGACGGGCACCCGGTGGCGCACGCACTGGCCACGCTGATCGACGCCGAGGGCGCCGTCGTCGGGTCGCGGCTGTCCGGCCCGGACGGGACCTTCGCGTTCGAGGGCCTGCCCGCGGGCAGCTACACCCTCGCGACCAGTGGCTACGCCCCGGTCGCGAACGTGGTCGCTCTCGAGCCGGGCCGGGTGACCCACTCCGACGTGGAGTTCCCGCTCCCGCTCGACGGGCAGGCGTCCAGGAACGGCGCCGCGTCCCCGACGGTCGACGGCAACGGGCTGCAGAACGGCCGGCACGTCCGGGAGGGCGAGCAGGGTCTGCGGGGCGAGGCGCACCGCTGA
- a CDS encoding MarR family winged helix-turn-helix transcriptional regulator, whose translation MSTAHAAAAEPADADLELADSIVRELFLLVRQVKRSGERHRPEMIVDMAAYHVLAHLHFGGPQRAGEVAATFHSDPSTISRQVSGLVKAGLIERRADPGDGRASLLAATDEGVRVIETERRRRAHVIATVLAAWSPDDRQALTGLLGRFLDDYQTFEAQES comes from the coding sequence ATGAGCACCGCACACGCTGCCGCCGCCGAGCCCGCCGACGCCGACCTGGAGCTCGCCGACTCGATCGTCCGGGAGCTGTTCCTGCTGGTCCGCCAGGTGAAGCGGTCCGGTGAACGGCACCGCCCCGAGATGATCGTCGACATGGCCGCGTACCACGTGCTGGCCCATCTCCACTTCGGCGGCCCGCAACGGGCCGGCGAGGTCGCCGCCACCTTCCACTCCGACCCCTCCACGATCAGCCGACAGGTGTCCGGCCTGGTCAAGGCGGGTCTCATCGAGCGGCGCGCCGACCCCGGCGACGGGCGCGCCTCCCTCCTCGCCGCGACGGACGAGGGCGTCCGCGTGATCGAGACCGAGCGACGCCGTCGCGCGCACGTCATCGCCACCGTGCTGGCCGCGTGGAGCCCCGACGACCGGCAGGCCCTCACCGGACTGCTCGGCCGCTTCCTCGACGACTACCAGACCTTCGAAGCACAGGAGTCCTGA
- a CDS encoding DUF4326 domain-containing protein has translation MSTPQRIRLRRTKGWRKPDGAVLVTRPGPWGNPFDVREMGRAPAIAAHRRWLLDERPDLVERARVELAGKDLCCWCAEDVPCHADTLIEVANR, from the coding sequence GTGAGCACTCCACAGCGGATCCGGCTGCGTCGCACGAAGGGGTGGCGCAAACCCGACGGCGCGGTGCTCGTCACCCGGCCCGGACCGTGGGGCAACCCCTTCGACGTGCGTGAGATGGGGCGGGCACCGGCCATCGCCGCGCACCGCCGCTGGCTGCTCGACGAGCGCCCCGACCTGGTCGAACGGGCCCGGGTCGAACTCGCGGGCAAGGACCTGTGCTGCTGGTGCGCCGAGGACGTGCCCTGCCACGCGGACACGCTGATCGAGGTGGCGAACCGGTGA
- a CDS encoding cytochrome P450, translating into MSGPDGVDPDEIDTDVFDPRVFARGVPHDALRLLRDAAPVSWQDEHAVGPWPAGPGFWAVTRYDDVRHVLRSPADYSSSLGATQIRDPDPADLPFLRRMVLNMDPPEQVRLRTLVTGAFTRRRLEGFAATVQRRADALLDAVRDDGGCELVGQVTDEFPLQNLSDLLGVPVEDRPMLLHWTNRVIGYQDPDHAAEGPPVNPRSPAALADMFGYADALAERKRAEPDDDVMTALVHAEVDGRALTGPELHMFFFLLVIAGNDTVRSALPGGVLALVGHPDAYTRLRAEPGLLPSAIEEILRWHPPVLTFRRTATRDHVLNGAEIAAGDKVVVYHCSAHRDERRFADPDTVDITRSPNEHLAFGQGPHLCLGAHFARMQMRAFLAAFLRLPPARLDGEVRRLTSNFINGTTRLPLAW; encoded by the coding sequence GTGAGCGGCCCCGATGGGGTCGACCCGGACGAGATCGACACCGATGTGTTCGACCCGCGCGTGTTCGCCCGCGGGGTGCCGCACGATGCGCTGCGGCTGCTGCGCGACGCCGCGCCCGTCTCCTGGCAGGACGAGCACGCCGTCGGCCCGTGGCCGGCCGGACCCGGGTTCTGGGCCGTCACCCGCTACGACGACGTCCGGCACGTCCTGCGCAGCCCGGCCGACTACTCGTCGTCGCTCGGGGCGACGCAGATCCGCGACCCCGACCCGGCCGACCTGCCGTTCCTGCGCCGGATGGTGCTCAACATGGACCCGCCGGAGCAGGTCCGGCTGCGGACGCTGGTCACCGGGGCGTTCACGCGTCGTCGGCTGGAGGGGTTCGCCGCCACGGTGCAGCGCCGCGCCGACGCGCTCCTGGACGCCGTGCGCGACGACGGCGGCTGCGAGCTCGTCGGGCAGGTCACCGACGAGTTCCCGCTGCAGAACCTGTCCGACCTGCTCGGCGTGCCGGTCGAGGACCGCCCGATGCTGCTGCACTGGACGAACCGGGTGATCGGCTACCAGGACCCGGACCACGCGGCCGAGGGTCCGCCGGTGAACCCGCGCTCCCCGGCCGCGCTGGCCGACATGTTCGGCTACGCCGACGCCCTCGCCGAGCGCAAGCGCGCCGAGCCCGACGACGACGTCATGACCGCGCTGGTGCACGCCGAGGTCGACGGCCGCGCACTCACCGGCCCTGAGCTGCACATGTTCTTCTTCCTGCTGGTCATCGCGGGCAACGACACGGTGCGCAGCGCGCTGCCGGGCGGGGTGCTCGCGCTCGTCGGGCACCCCGACGCCTACACCCGCCTGCGCGCGGAACCGGGTCTGCTGCCGTCGGCGATCGAGGAGATCCTGCGCTGGCACCCGCCGGTGCTGACGTTCCGCCGGACCGCCACCCGCGACCACGTCCTGAACGGGGCGGAGATCGCGGCGGGGGACAAGGTCGTCGTCTACCACTGCTCGGCGCACCGCGACGAGCGCCGCTTCGCCGACCCGGACACCGTCGACATCACCCGCTCCCCGAACGAGCACCTGGCGTTCGGGCAGGGGCCGCACCTGTGCCTGGGCGCGCACTTCGCCCGGATGCAGATGCGGGCCTTCCTCGCCGCGTTCCTGCGCCTGCCGCCGGCCCGGCTCGACGGGGAGGTGCGCCGGCTGACCTCCAACTTCATCAACGGGACGACCCGGCTGCCGCTCGCGTGGTGA
- a CDS encoding cupin domain-containing protein, translating into MPLARHLLGPALLVATAALLAGCAQPGQLGHESDAAPSDGTTVEIVPADRSAAPTTSAAAPGGPEVPGVTAAQAGSDAVGRLDRPVDISTPGPAELLVRTEVLQPGQASGWVRHPGTVITVVRSGTVTVQRADSCEPRPFGPGEAFFLEDGRPNELRNDGPDPVVLTRSELLAPGAPEREPVEPAC; encoded by the coding sequence GTGCCGCTCGCCCGTCACCTTCTCGGACCGGCCCTGCTGGTCGCGACCGCCGCCCTGCTCGCGGGGTGTGCCCAGCCGGGGCAGCTCGGCCACGAGTCCGACGCCGCACCCTCCGACGGGACGACCGTCGAGATCGTCCCGGCCGACCGGTCCGCGGCGCCGACCACCTCCGCGGCCGCCCCCGGTGGCCCCGAGGTTCCCGGTGTGACCGCGGCCCAGGCGGGTTCCGACGCGGTGGGCCGCCTGGACCGCCCCGTCGACATCTCCACGCCCGGTCCCGCCGAGCTTCTCGTGCGCACCGAGGTGCTGCAGCCGGGCCAGGCGAGCGGCTGGGTCCGCCACCCCGGCACGGTGATCACCGTCGTGCGGTCCGGCACGGTGACCGTGCAGCGCGCCGACTCCTGCGAGCCGCGCCCGTTCGGCCCGGGGGAGGCGTTCTTCCTGGAGGACGGCAGGCCCAACGAGCTGCGCAACGACGGCCCGGACCCGGTCGTGCTGACCCGCTCGGAGCTGCTGGCCCCCGGCGCCCCCGAACGCGAGCCCGTCGAACCCGCCTGCTGA
- a CDS encoding DNA-formamidopyrimidine glycosylase family protein, whose protein sequence is MPELPEVEALAHHLREHAVYRPVARVDLASMSALKTFDPPVSALVGRVVTGASRFGKFLSVDFDDRPDTGPLHLVTHLSRAGWLRWHTTAGVTPPKPGRGPLQLRVHLDQVGGPGFDLTEQGTQKRLAVYLVEDPAQVPGIAKLGPDALELGRAGLDELLDGDNRRLKTLLVDQSTLAGIGNAYSDEILHTARLSPYATASRLDAAARDTLFESLHAVLSDAVARSVGQGAAELKGEKRSGLRVHARTGLPCPVCGDTVREVSFAERSFQYCPTCQTGGKPLADRRLSRLVR, encoded by the coding sequence GTGCCCGAACTGCCCGAGGTGGAGGCCCTGGCCCACCACCTGCGTGAGCACGCCGTGTACCGCCCGGTGGCCCGGGTGGACCTGGCCTCGATGAGCGCGCTGAAGACGTTCGACCCACCGGTGTCGGCGCTGGTGGGCCGGGTGGTGACCGGGGCGTCGCGGTTCGGGAAGTTCCTGTCGGTCGACTTCGACGACCGCCCCGACACCGGCCCGCTGCACCTGGTCACGCACCTGTCCCGGGCCGGCTGGCTGCGCTGGCACACCACGGCGGGCGTCACCCCGCCCAAGCCGGGCCGCGGCCCGTTGCAGCTGCGGGTTCACCTCGACCAGGTCGGCGGGCCGGGCTTCGACCTCACCGAGCAGGGCACCCAGAAGCGGCTCGCCGTGTACCTGGTGGAGGACCCGGCGCAGGTCCCGGGCATCGCGAAGCTGGGGCCGGACGCGCTGGAGCTGGGCCGGGCCGGTCTCGACGAGCTGCTCGACGGTGACAACCGCAGGCTCAAGACGCTGCTGGTCGACCAGTCCACGCTCGCCGGCATCGGCAACGCCTACTCCGACGAGATCCTGCACACCGCGCGCCTGTCGCCCTACGCCACGGCGTCCCGGCTCGACGCCGCCGCCCGGGACACCCTGTTCGAGTCGCTGCACGCCGTGCTGTCCGACGCGGTGGCCCGCTCGGTCGGCCAGGGTGCCGCGGAGCTCAAGGGGGAGAAGCGCTCGGGGCTGCGGGTGCACGCCCGCACCGGACTGCCCTGCCCGGTCTGCGGCGACACCGTGCGCGAGGTGTCGTTCGCGGAGAGATCGTTCCAGTACTGTCCGACCTGCCAGACCGGGGGGAAACCGCTCGCCGACCGCCGCCTGTCCCGGTTGGTGCGCTAG